The sequence CGATTTAGTCGCGCTGTTGGGAGTGGTAAGTGGATTACTCGCCTTCGTCTTACAACTGGTACAAGTGGGCTGGTTCTATCGCTTGCGGAATGGCATTCCGGTTTGGGTTTTGTTGATTCAGGATGCTCTCTGTATTGCGCTGGTTTTGTTCGCCTTAGATTCACCGAAGCAGGGAGGATTGATTGCTATGTTGCTGTTGTGGTTTGCGATTCGGAGTTCCAAAGCTTGGCGAGACTGGTATCGTGCCCAAGCCCATCCCCGCGATCGACTACATCCTCGCTACGGGAAGCAAGAGCCTGACTAGGATCTCTTAGCCTAGTTAAGAGATCCTAATTCAACAACCGTTTTTCCTACAGCAGGCCAACGGCGTGTAAAGGCCCACGACCGATCAGCAATTCCGCAAGTAAAGCCAAGATGCCCAGCATGGCCAACCGCCCGTTCCACACTTCGGCAGACGTGGTCAAGCCCCATTCCCAACGCTCCTGGGGATAGAGCTTGGTATCTTCCGACGGCTGAACCGTTTCGGCAAACAAGATGGGTCGATCGTGCAATGCTTTTTGCACTAAATCCGCCAGGGCTTGGATAAACGTGGGATCCGTATCGAGCGCTGGGACACGGGAGAAGATTTCAATGCCTGCTTCTTCAGCCACTTCACGGTATTCCTGGTCAATTTCTTCCAGGGTTTCAATGTGTTCCGAAACAAAGCTGATGGGTACCACCACCAACTCTTTGACCCCTTTTTCAGCCAGTTCTTGGATGGCCTCATCGGTGTAGGGCTTGAGCCACTCCACGGGCCCCACTCGACTTTGGTAGGCCAGGGTGTAGTCATTCGATCGGCCCAGGGTTTTCATGATTAACCCCGCGCAGGCTTCAATTTCCTTCTGGTAAGGATCACCCGCTTCTTCCACATAGCTGACGGGAACTCCATGGGCACTGAAGAACACATGGCCTTGAGCAGGATCCGGCAAACTATCAATTCGTTGACCAATCAGCTTGGCCATGGATTGCAAGTATCCGGGGTGGTTGTACCAGGAAGGGATGACGGTGTAGGGAATTTTTTGCAGATCTGGATCAACATTCCACATCCGTTCCAAAACACGGAAGCTGGAGCCGCTGGTACTAATAGAAAACTGAGGATAGAGGGGCAGAATCACCAGCCGCTCGGGCTTATCTCGCTTAATTCGAGCGATCGCCTCTTCAGTAAAGGGGTGCCAATAGCGCATCCCAATGTAGACGGTAGCCTCCTGCCCCGATTGGTTCAGCAGGGATTCCAAGTCTTTGGCCTGGGCCTCAGTAATGCGCCGCAGGGGAGATCCCCCACCAATTTTTTTATAATTTTCTTGAGATTTCTTTGCACGCAAGGTAGAGATCAGCCATGCCAAGGGGCTTTGGAGCCAGGGAACGGGCAGGCGAATAATCTCTGGATCAGAAAATAGATTATAGAGAAAAGGCCGCACATCTTCTAGGCGATCTGGCCCTCCCAAATTCAGCAATAAAACGCCGATTCGCCCCATAGCAATGTCTCGCCCCTTAGTTTAAGTCTCAGGTTTGTAAATGATTTTAACATTCTCCATTCGTCGAGGCTTGGGTTTTACAGGTGCTCTGATAAAAAGCAGATCCGAATCAAACCTTGCGCCGTTGAACGATCGAGGTTGAACGATTGATAATGACCGTGTGACATTAACTTTGCTTATCATGCCATCGATACAAATATCAAACTTAGTTGACATTTCTTTGCATTAGCGACTAATTTGCGATCGTAATTTTTAGGAAATAATGGCCGAATTTGACGCTCTAGATAGCAAAATCACCCAATTGAATCTACGCCTCAAGATGGCCCGATTAGGGGTGCAAATCGAACGGCGGGGCACCAAGTTAAATCTACGGGGAACCTTGCCGCCCCGCCCCGGCTGTGGGCGACTCCGTCCCTACCAACAGCGGTTGAGCTTGGGGCTCCCTGCGACACCGGCGGGTCTGAAGCAAATTGAGCAGGAAGCCAAAATTATTGCGGCTCAGTTAATCCAGAAGAGTTTCGATTGGCGGGATTATTTGACGATCGAGGCGGGTAAACGGCTCAGTCAACTGGATCTGGTCGAGCAGATCCAAGCCTTTGAACGCCAGTTTTTCGCAGCCAGCGATCGGGTCAGCAAGCCCGCCGCCACCAAAACGACCTGGAATGCGGCCTATGCGCCCTATCTCCGCAAGTTGGCAGGCATGGCCCAAGATCACCCAAAGCTGACTTTGCCGGAGTTAATTTACAAAACCGTGCACAGTACGGCGATCCAGTCCCGCAGTCGGCAGGTCTGCTGCACAGCCTTGTCGGCCTTTGCGGAATTTCTGAATCTGGAATTGCCCACGGAGTTGAAAACCCTCGCAGGGAGCTATAACAACAGCCGCACCCAAGCCCGGAATTTACCCAGCGATGAGGCGATCGTGCAAGCCTGGGCCCAGATTCCTAATCCGGCGTGGCAGTTTGTCTACGGCATCATGGCAACCTTTGGACTGCGGAACCATGAGGTCTTTTTCTGCGACTATACCCAACTTCAGCAGGGGGAAACGAGCATTCAGGTACTGGACACGACCAAAACCGGCAGCCATGAGGTTTGGGCCTTTTATCCGGAATGGATTGAGGAATTTCACCTGCGATCGATTCAGTTACCGGAAATTAATACCGATTTATCCCAAACCACCTTGCAACGGGTAGGACAACGGGTGACGGCACAGTTTCGGCGTTATGGCGTGCCTTTTTCGCCCTACGATTTGCGCCACGCCTGGGCTGTGCGGACGATTCACTTTGGCTTGCCGGATACCGTCGCCGCTAAGATGATGGGGCATTCCGTTGCAGTCCATACCCGCACCTATCACCAATGGATCACCCGCCGTGATCAACAGGCCGCCGTTGAAGCCGCGATCGCGAAAAATTCCCGTTCTGCCCCCACCCTTTCCACTTCCTAGGGTTCCTGCCAAGGGTTCTAGCCCACGGCCTTCTCTGGCCCACTATAAGCAATTACATCAACTAGCAATTACATCAACTAGCAGGTCAACAATTATGGCAACGATTTTACGGGATTGGAGTTATCGCTATCAGTGGCTCTACGATGGCATTTCCCGCATCGCATCGCTGGCCGTTGGGGGGGAAGCCCGCTTTCGACAGTTGGCATTAGAGGGCATTGACATTACACCGGAATCGACGGTGCTGGATCTGTGCTGCGGTTGTGGACAAACGACGCAGTTTTTAGTGCAACGATCGCGGCAAGTGACGGGGTTGGATGCCTCACCGTTTTCGATTCAACGGGCCCAGCGTAATGTGCCCGAAGCAACCTATGTGGAAGCCTTTGCGGAGGCAATGCCCTTTGCGGATGCCACCTTTGACATTGTCCACACCAGTGCGGCCATGCATGAAATGACCCCGAAAAACCTGCAACGGATCTTTCAGGAAGCCTATCGCGTGCTGAAGCCAGGGGGCTATTTTCTGATTGCAGATTTTCACCGTCCCCAACCTTGGATGATGCCAGGTATTGCGCTATTTTTTGGTCTATTTGAAACGGAAACCGCTTGGCAATTGTTAGATCTGGATTTGGTGAAAATGCTTCAGGAAGCGGGTTTTACGCACTGCGATCGCCAACTCTACGCTGGCGACAGTTTACAAGTCCTGCAAGCCCAAAAGAAATGCTGATGACATCACTAGTCATTTTCAGATTTGACACGCTGGAGAATGTTA comes from Alkalinema sp. FACHB-956 and encodes:
- a CDS encoding DUF4126 domain-containing protein, which codes for MIEVILAVLSVSAAAGLRIALPLLMIGLLSGPQLWQQVPLLSMLSPALVLGVLVSWSFFELIASKDRVGIRLVQILQLFCSPIVGGIMGVAIARAMDAPADLVALLGVVSGLLAFVLQLVQVGWFYRLRNGIPVWVLLIQDALCIALVLFALDSPKQGGLIAMLLLWFAIRSSKAWRDWYRAQAHPRDRLHPRYGKQEPD
- a CDS encoding site-specific integrase, which codes for MAEFDALDSKITQLNLRLKMARLGVQIERRGTKLNLRGTLPPRPGCGRLRPYQQRLSLGLPATPAGLKQIEQEAKIIAAQLIQKSFDWRDYLTIEAGKRLSQLDLVEQIQAFERQFFAASDRVSKPAATKTTWNAAYAPYLRKLAGMAQDHPKLTLPELIYKTVHSTAIQSRSRQVCCTALSAFAEFLNLELPTELKTLAGSYNNSRTQARNLPSDEAIVQAWAQIPNPAWQFVYGIMATFGLRNHEVFFCDYTQLQQGETSIQVLDTTKTGSHEVWAFYPEWIEEFHLRSIQLPEINTDLSQTTLQRVGQRVTAQFRRYGVPFSPYDLRHAWAVRTIHFGLPDTVAAKMMGHSVAVHTRTYHQWITRRDQQAAVEAAIAKNSRSAPTLSTS
- the hemH gene encoding ferrochelatase, whose protein sequence is MGRIGVLLLNLGGPDRLEDVRPFLYNLFSDPEIIRLPVPWLQSPLAWLISTLRAKKSQENYKKIGGGSPLRRITEAQAKDLESLLNQSGQEATVYIGMRYWHPFTEEAIARIKRDKPERLVILPLYPQFSISTSGSSFRVLERMWNVDPDLQKIPYTVIPSWYNHPGYLQSMAKLIGQRIDSLPDPAQGHVFFSAHGVPVSYVEEAGDPYQKEIEACAGLIMKTLGRSNDYTLAYQSRVGPVEWLKPYTDEAIQELAEKGVKELVVVPISFVSEHIETLEEIDQEYREVAEEAGIEIFSRVPALDTDPTFIQALADLVQKALHDRPILFAETVQPSEDTKLYPQERWEWGLTTSAEVWNGRLAMLGILALLAELLIGRGPLHAVGLL
- a CDS encoding class I SAM-dependent methyltransferase gives rise to the protein MATILRDWSYRYQWLYDGISRIASLAVGGEARFRQLALEGIDITPESTVLDLCCGCGQTTQFLVQRSRQVTGLDASPFSIQRAQRNVPEATYVEAFAEAMPFADATFDIVHTSAAMHEMTPKNLQRIFQEAYRVLKPGGYFLIADFHRPQPWMMPGIALFFGLFETETAWQLLDLDLVKMLQEAGFTHCDRQLYAGDSLQVLQAQKKC